A single region of the Nocardioides sp. W7 genome encodes:
- a CDS encoding steroid 3-ketoacyl-CoA thiolase, producing the protein MGTPVIVDAVRTPLGKRKGWLAGVHPAVLLGFTQAEVLRRAGVDSELVDQVIGGCVTQAGEQSNDMVRRAWLHAGLAQRTGATAVDAQCGSGQVSAHLIHDMVAAGTIDVGIACGVESMSRIPLGANVPAGMGDPRPDDWSIDMPNQFEAADRIAKNRGLTRADLEAFGLASQQKARTAVDEGRFKREIAPIEAPVLDESGAPTGSTRIVDSDQGLRDTTLEGLAGLRTVLPDGLHTAGTSSQISDGASAVLIMDSDKADALGLKPRARIVTHCLVGSDPYYHLDGPIDATARVLERTGMAISDFDLFEVNEAFASVVLSWAGQHHVDLDRVNVNGGAIALGHPVGSTGTRLITTALHELERRDASTALISMCAGGAMATGTVIERI; encoded by the coding sequence ATGGGCACTCCTGTGATCGTCGACGCCGTCCGCACTCCCCTGGGCAAGCGCAAGGGCTGGCTCGCCGGCGTACACCCCGCCGTACTCCTCGGGTTCACGCAGGCCGAGGTGCTGCGTCGGGCCGGGGTGGACTCCGAGCTGGTCGACCAGGTGATCGGCGGCTGCGTGACCCAGGCCGGGGAGCAGTCCAACGACATGGTCCGCCGGGCCTGGCTGCACGCCGGCCTGGCGCAGCGGACCGGCGCGACCGCCGTCGACGCCCAGTGCGGCTCCGGACAGGTCTCGGCGCACCTGATCCACGACATGGTCGCGGCCGGGACGATCGACGTCGGCATCGCGTGCGGCGTCGAGTCGATGTCGCGGATCCCCCTAGGCGCCAACGTGCCCGCCGGCATGGGCGACCCGCGACCCGACGACTGGTCGATCGACATGCCCAACCAGTTCGAGGCCGCCGACCGGATCGCCAAGAACCGCGGCCTGACCCGCGCCGACCTCGAGGCCTTCGGGCTCGCCTCGCAGCAGAAGGCGCGCACCGCCGTCGACGAGGGCCGGTTCAAGCGGGAGATCGCGCCGATCGAGGCGCCGGTGCTCGACGAGTCGGGCGCGCCCACCGGGTCGACCCGCATCGTCGACAGCGACCAGGGCCTGCGCGACACGACCCTCGAGGGCCTGGCCGGCCTCCGGACGGTGCTCCCCGACGGCCTGCACACCGCCGGCACGTCGTCCCAGATCTCCGACGGCGCCTCCGCCGTACTCATCATGGACTCCGACAAGGCCGACGCCCTCGGCCTCAAGCCGCGAGCCCGGATCGTCACCCACTGCCTGGTCGGCTCCGACCCGTACTACCACCTCGACGGCCCCATCGACGCCACCGCCCGCGTGCTCGAGCGCACCGGCATGGCCATCTCCGACTTCGACCTGTTCGAGGTCAACGAGGCCTTCGCCTCCGTCGTCCTCTCCTGGGCCGGCCAGCACCACGTCGACCTGGACCGCGTCAACGTCAACGGCGGCGCCATCGCCCTCGGCCACCCCGTCGGCTCCACCGGCACCCGGCTGATCACCACGGCCCTCCACGAGCTCGAGCGCCGCGACGCCTCCACCGCCCTCATCTCCATGTGTGCCGGTGGCGCGATGGCGACCGGGACGGTCATCGAGCGGATCTGA